A window from Leptothermofonsia sichuanensis E412 encodes these proteins:
- a CDS encoding DUF4129 domain-containing protein, translating to MSAQDFETSNLDWQLQKIRQQLSEWVELQLSGFDNRLGIPDWGVPPPWVLELTFWVIVSLLVVWMGWQLVYRFYPALRQWNVQVQRSLNQPRGARNLSKTIQDWLRQAQKWQQQGNYREACRALYMAMLQQLNDTQRIPHAASRTDGEYLTLVRQLPDARSYQTLIQVHEQLCFSDTPITSEIFQQCQQAFRQIEGERRDRTGGAG from the coding sequence ATGTCAGCGCAAGATTTTGAAACCAGCAATCTAGACTGGCAACTGCAAAAGATCCGGCAGCAATTGAGTGAATGGGTGGAACTGCAACTGTCCGGGTTTGACAATCGTCTGGGTATTCCTGATTGGGGGGTACCGCCACCCTGGGTTTTAGAACTGACCTTCTGGGTGATTGTGAGCCTGCTGGTTGTCTGGATGGGTTGGCAACTGGTTTATCGGTTCTATCCTGCTTTGAGGCAGTGGAATGTTCAAGTCCAGCGATCGCTGAATCAGCCTAGGGGTGCAAGAAATCTCAGCAAAACTATCCAGGACTGGCTCCGACAGGCACAAAAGTGGCAGCAACAGGGCAATTATCGGGAAGCCTGTCGTGCCCTCTACATGGCAATGCTCCAGCAATTAAACGACACCCAACGGATTCCCCACGCAGCCAGCCGCACCGACGGAGAATACCTGACCCTGGTACGGCAGTTGCCCGATGCCCGTTCCTATCAAACCCTGATTCAGGTGCACGAACAGCTTTGTTTTAGCGATACCCCGATCACATCGGAGATTTTTCAGCAGTGTCAGCAGGCATTCCGTCAGATTGAAGGCGAAAGGCGGGATCGGACAGGTGGTGCTGGATAG
- the ndhO gene encoding NAD(P)H-quinone oxidoreductase subunit O, which translates to MALKRGDMVRAVKEKLVNSLEAKASDIRFPPYIFETQGEVVDISGDYALVKWGIVPTPNIWLRLDQLEAFDPKPAVSKK; encoded by the coding sequence ATGGCACTTAAACGCGGCGACATGGTAAGGGCTGTCAAGGAAAAGCTGGTAAATAGCCTGGAAGCCAAAGCCAGTGATATTCGCTTTCCTCCCTACATTTTTGAAACCCAGGGAGAAGTGGTAGACATTAGCGGTGATTATGCGCTGGTTAAGTGGGGTATTGTCCCCACTCCCAATATCTGGTTGCGGCTAGATCAGTTGGAAGCGTTTGATCCCAAACCAGCGGTGAGTAAGAAGTGA
- the plsX gene encoding phosphate acyltransferase PlsX → MGSTRARIAIDAMGGDNAPAEIVAGALRAQEELGVEVLLVGDPDQIKASIKSSVNLSSLRIVPSEGTIEMHEEPLSALRRKPKASINVAMDLVKKKEADAVVSAGHSGAAMAAALLRLGRLPGIDRPAIGAVLPTLIAGKPVIILDVGANVDCRPKFLEQFAFLGTMYSQYVLGVPDPKVGLLNIGEEDCKGNELALRTHQLLQKNSRIPFIGNAEGRDVLSGNFDVIVCDGFVGNVLLKFAEAVGEVALQILREELPQGLHGKVGVSLLKPNLRRIKQRMDHAEHGGGLLLGVAGVCIISHGSSQAPSIFNAARLAREAFDNKVLERIQSRYREDGQQSVVSSHPIDG, encoded by the coding sequence ATGGGATCAACGCGGGCAAGGATTGCGATCGATGCAATGGGCGGGGATAATGCCCCGGCTGAAATTGTGGCTGGAGCACTCAGGGCACAGGAAGAGTTGGGGGTAGAGGTTTTGCTGGTCGGGGATCCAGACCAGATCAAAGCTTCGATTAAGTCATCCGTTAATCTGTCTTCTCTCAGAATTGTGCCTTCTGAGGGAACAATCGAAATGCATGAAGAGCCACTAAGTGCGCTTAGACGGAAACCAAAGGCGTCGATCAATGTGGCGATGGATCTGGTGAAGAAAAAAGAGGCAGATGCGGTCGTCTCGGCGGGGCATTCTGGGGCAGCAATGGCAGCGGCACTGTTGCGGCTTGGCCGGTTACCGGGGATTGACCGTCCGGCGATCGGTGCAGTGCTACCCACGTTAATCGCCGGTAAACCAGTGATTATCCTGGATGTGGGTGCGAATGTCGATTGTCGCCCTAAATTTTTGGAGCAATTCGCTTTTCTGGGCACGATGTATTCCCAATATGTGCTGGGGGTGCCTGACCCCAAAGTGGGACTCCTGAATATTGGCGAGGAAGACTGTAAGGGAAATGAACTGGCACTCCGCACCCACCAACTGTTGCAGAAAAATTCCCGCATTCCTTTCATTGGCAATGCGGAAGGGCGGGATGTACTGTCTGGTAACTTCGATGTCATCGTCTGCGACGGGTTTGTGGGCAATGTTCTGTTGAAATTTGCAGAGGCCGTCGGTGAGGTAGCGTTACAAATTCTGCGAGAAGAGCTGCCCCAGGGGTTGCATGGCAAAGTGGGGGTTTCTTTACTGAAGCCAAACCTGCGCCGGATTAAACAGCGGATGGATCATGCTGAACATGGGGGCGGGCTACTGTTGGGGGTGGCTGGGGTTTGCATTATCAGTCATGGGAGTTCCCAGGCTCCCAGTATTTTTAATGCCGCCCGGCTTGCCAGAGAAGCTTTTGACAACAAGGTGTTAGAGCGGATTCAGTCTCGCTACCGGGAAGATGGGCAGCAGTCAGTGGTGAGTAGCCATCCAATCGACGGTTAA
- a CDS encoding DUF58 domain-containing protein, whose product MIPTGKLYGWLLLGLAIAIPMGILWPQKLLTISLILLGYDGLILGLAAWDNQQTTQRRVDVQPQPVHRLAINRDNPIVLTVRSGYFPADLQIRDGYPPELEVSTPTLNARLSSHDTQELTYIVRPHQRGEFLWGAIQVRQLSPWQLVWHSWKIPADRTVVVYPDLIGLRSLSIRLTLENTGSIRRAKRLGTGTEFAELRKYDIGDDLRFVDWKATARRGQPMVRVLEPDLEQTLIILLDRGRLMTARVKGLTRFDWGLNATLSLALAGLHRGDRVGVGVFDRQIHTWIPPERGQHQLNHLIERLSPIQPVLLEPDYLGAVTALVNQQTRRALVVLLTDLVDSTASAELLAALSKLTPRYLPFCVTLRDPQVDQQAHTLPQTVPATYARAVALDLLTQRQIAFATLKQKGVLVLDAPADQISDQLVDRYLQIKARNQL is encoded by the coding sequence ATGATTCCTACGGGCAAACTATATGGATGGTTATTACTGGGTCTGGCGATCGCAATCCCAATGGGTATCCTCTGGCCTCAGAAGCTTTTGACTATCTCGCTCATCCTGTTGGGCTATGATGGACTGATTCTGGGACTGGCTGCCTGGGACAACCAGCAAACTACACAACGCCGGGTGGATGTGCAACCGCAGCCTGTTCATCGGTTGGCCATTAATCGGGATAATCCCATTGTGCTCACGGTGCGATCAGGGTACTTTCCGGCGGATCTCCAGATTCGGGATGGTTACCCCCCTGAGCTGGAGGTCTCTACGCCAACCCTGAATGCCAGACTTTCTAGCCATGACACCCAGGAACTGACCTACATCGTGCGCCCTCACCAGCGGGGAGAATTTCTCTGGGGAGCCATCCAAGTGCGTCAGCTCAGCCCCTGGCAGCTAGTCTGGCATAGCTGGAAAATCCCGGCTGATCGTACGGTGGTCGTCTATCCAGACTTGATTGGGCTGCGATCGCTCTCCATTCGCCTCACCTTAGAAAACACTGGCTCCATCCGCCGTGCCAAACGATTGGGGACTGGCACCGAATTTGCTGAACTGCGGAAATATGACATTGGTGATGACCTCCGATTCGTGGACTGGAAAGCCACAGCACGCAGGGGACAGCCCATGGTGCGCGTACTGGAACCCGACCTGGAGCAAACCTTAATCATTCTGCTGGATCGGGGACGGTTGATGACTGCCAGGGTTAAAGGACTCACTCGCTTTGACTGGGGCTTGAATGCCACCCTGTCGCTGGCACTGGCAGGACTTCACCGGGGCGATCGGGTGGGAGTGGGGGTATTTGATCGGCAAATTCATACCTGGATTCCGCCTGAACGGGGACAACATCAGCTCAATCACCTGATTGAACGGTTATCCCCGATTCAGCCTGTATTACTGGAACCCGATTATTTGGGGGCGGTCACAGCTCTGGTGAATCAACAAACTCGTCGAGCACTGGTGGTACTGCTCACTGACCTGGTAGATTCCACAGCTTCTGCTGAATTGCTGGCAGCCCTGAGCAAACTCACCCCCCGCTACCTGCCCTTCTGCGTTACCCTCCGCGATCCTCAGGTGGACCAGCAGGCGCACACCCTGCCCCAGACTGTGCCTGCCACCTATGCCCGTGCTGTAGCTCTGGATCTGTTGACCCAGCGCCAGATTGCCTTTGCCACCCTGAAGCAGAAAGGCGTACTGGTTCTTGATGCCCCTGCTGACCAGATCAGCGACCAACTTGTTGATCGCTACCTGCAAATTAAAGCCAGAAATCAGCTATAG
- a CDS encoding phospholipase D-like domain-containing protein, translated as MHLPFNRFSRYGTLLLALALSACQEAQPQPVVRPEPLPQDEQIQVYTNHNPAASYTEPYRNQTRDGDDLEQVIVETISAAQTSVDVAVQELRLPRIAEALIERHRAGVRVRVALENTYSRPFSSFAPEEIARLPSREKSRHDEARLLIDLDGDGQLSQEEIHQRDALVMLDRAGVPRIDDTADGSAGSNLMHHKFVVADNRVVIVTSANFTTSDVHGDFKTAASRGNANNLLKLHSPALAALFTQEFNILWGDGPGGKPDSKFGVKKPFRPARQVTLGTTQVEVQFSPSSRAIPWTSSTNGMIGKALSRATQSIEMALFVFSDQNLVNLLEPVQQKGVEIRALIEPGFAYRPYSEALDMLGVAIADETCRYEPGNRPWQNPITTVGVPRMPPGDLLHNKFGIVDQQTVVTGSHNWTDAANLGNDETVLVIHNNPTVAAHYLREFDRLYTNAILGVPPAIRKKAEAHRQQCPPPQAATTRTPLPITPDHDRSLTPAKSSRKTAPVSSQPAPSRINLNTATQAQLESLPGVGPSLAKRIIAARQQKPFRSLEDLDQVSGVGPKLLDRLKDQVTW; from the coding sequence GTGCATCTACCATTCAACCGCTTCAGCCGCTACGGGACTCTATTGTTGGCATTAGCCCTATCTGCCTGCCAGGAAGCCCAACCCCAACCTGTTGTGCGCCCAGAACCCCTCCCCCAGGATGAGCAAATCCAGGTTTACACCAATCACAATCCTGCCGCCAGCTACACCGAACCCTACCGTAACCAGACCCGCGATGGGGATGACCTGGAGCAGGTGATTGTAGAAACCATCTCCGCTGCCCAGACCAGCGTTGATGTGGCTGTCCAGGAACTTCGGTTGCCCCGCATTGCAGAGGCTCTGATCGAACGTCACCGGGCAGGGGTCAGGGTGCGAGTCGCCTTAGAAAACACCTACTCCCGTCCCTTCAGTAGCTTTGCCCCAGAAGAAATTGCCAGGCTACCGTCCCGTGAGAAAAGCCGTCACGACGAAGCCCGCCTCCTGATTGACCTGGATGGGGATGGTCAACTGAGCCAGGAAGAAATTCATCAGCGGGATGCCCTGGTCATGCTGGATCGGGCTGGTGTGCCCCGGATTGACGATACAGCCGATGGTTCAGCCGGTAGCAATTTGATGCACCATAAATTTGTGGTGGCTGACAACCGGGTGGTGATTGTCACCTCGGCAAATTTTACTACCAGCGACGTTCATGGAGACTTCAAAACTGCTGCCAGTCGGGGCAATGCCAACAATCTACTGAAGCTGCATAGTCCGGCACTGGCAGCACTGTTTACCCAGGAATTTAATATTCTCTGGGGAGACGGCCCAGGCGGCAAACCAGACAGCAAATTTGGGGTCAAGAAGCCCTTTCGTCCGGCACGGCAGGTCACCCTTGGGACCACTCAGGTCGAGGTGCAGTTTTCACCGTCGTCGCGTGCCATTCCCTGGACCAGCAGCACCAACGGCATGATTGGGAAAGCACTCAGTAGAGCGACCCAGTCCATCGAGATGGCCCTGTTTGTCTTCTCGGATCAAAACCTGGTCAATCTGCTGGAACCAGTACAGCAGAAGGGGGTTGAAATTCGGGCACTGATTGAGCCGGGGTTTGCCTACCGTCCCTACAGTGAAGCCCTCGATATGTTGGGCGTAGCGATCGCCGATGAAACCTGTAGATACGAACCTGGCAACCGCCCCTGGCAAAATCCCATTACCACGGTCGGGGTCCCCCGGATGCCACCGGGAGACTTATTGCACAACAAATTTGGCATTGTCGATCAACAAACGGTGGTCACAGGTTCCCACAACTGGACCGATGCGGCCAACCTGGGGAACGATGAAACCGTGCTGGTGATTCACAACAATCCAACGGTTGCCGCCCACTACCTGCGAGAGTTCGATCGCCTGTACACCAACGCGATTCTGGGCGTTCCCCCCGCCATCCGCAAAAAAGCAGAGGCTCACCGGCAGCAATGTCCCCCACCCCAGGCAGCTACTACCCGGACCCCGCTGCCCATTACCCCCGATCACGACAGAAGCCTGACACCAGCGAAGTCAAGCCGGAAAACTGCCCCAGTTTCTTCCCAACCCGCGCCATCACGAATCAACCTGAACACGGCCACCCAGGCTCAACTGGAGTCCCTTCCAGGGGTAGGCCCCTCACTGGCAAAGCGAATTATTGCTGCCCGTCAGCAAAAGCCCTTCCGCTCCCTGGAGGATCTGGACCAGGTTTCTGGTGTGGGACCCAAACTGCTGGATAGGCTCAAGGACCAGGTCACCTGGTAA
- a CDS encoding DUF429 domain-containing protein → MKFLGIDFGWITGASGLCCLEWQQNRLALLDLQRREAIPEVLAWVDTWAPAPAPALVAVDAPTLIPNLTGMRLPDRLAHKYFGRYHAGCYPANRGSRFAERTVGFGLSLEARGFCHAPMMEPKQPGRYQIEAFPHPAIVHLFGLERILKYKKGTLAERRVELAKLRGYICDRLPLLEPGLDITHSTISLPEVPLNGTALKALEDQLDSIICAYIAAHWWYWGLERNQVLGDRAEGYIVVPMGVRSEE, encoded by the coding sequence GTGAAATTTCTGGGCATTGACTTCGGTTGGATCACGGGAGCCAGCGGTCTATGTTGTCTGGAGTGGCAACAGAACAGATTGGCACTCCTGGACTTGCAACGGCGGGAAGCTATCCCAGAGGTGCTTGCCTGGGTGGATACCTGGGCACCTGCCCCTGCCCCTGCCCTGGTTGCGGTTGATGCCCCCACCCTGATCCCCAACCTGACTGGAATGCGGCTCCCCGATCGCCTCGCCCACAAATACTTTGGTCGCTATCATGCAGGCTGCTATCCCGCTAACCGGGGCAGTCGCTTTGCGGAGCGAACGGTTGGTTTTGGGTTAAGTCTGGAAGCACGGGGGTTTTGCCATGCTCCGATGATGGAACCCAAACAGCCCGGTCGCTATCAAATCGAAGCCTTTCCCCATCCGGCAATCGTCCATCTGTTTGGGCTGGAGCGGATTCTGAAATACAAAAAAGGAACTCTGGCGGAACGACGGGTTGAATTAGCCAAACTCAGAGGCTACATTTGCGATCGCCTCCCTCTCCTGGAACCGGGTCTGGACATTACCCATAGCACAATCTCTTTACCAGAAGTCCCCCTGAACGGAACCGCCCTCAAGGCACTGGAAGACCAGCTAGACAGTATCATCTGTGCCTACATTGCTGCCCACTGGTGGTATTGGGGACTGGAACGGAACCAGGTCCTGGGCGATCGGGCAGAGGGATATATTGTGGTGCCGATGGGAGTAAGGAGTGAGGAGTGA
- a CDS encoding AAA family ATPase gives MSESATSFTRLSQALNQMIVGQEQLVQQLLVALLAGGHVILEGVPGTGKTLTVKLMARLIQAAFRRIQLTPDILPSDILGTNIFDLNTRNFTLKQGPIFTEILLADEINRTPPKTQSALLEAMEEQQVTLDGESMALPELFWVIATQNSLEFEGTYPLPEAQLDRFLFKLLVPYPEPAAEKQMLLNSQTGFQVRRLDLDRLKPVATVEEIVLARRAVRSLTVQEPVMDYLLAVVQRTRQHPDLTLGASPRSAVLWLQASKAYAWLAGRKFVTPDDVKAVAQPLLRHRLILRPESQLDGLMVDALIESILKQVPVPR, from the coding sequence ATGTCTGAGTCTGCCACATCATTTACTCGCCTGAGCCAGGCCCTCAACCAGATGATCGTTGGTCAAGAGCAACTGGTGCAACAACTGCTGGTGGCACTGCTGGCAGGAGGACATGTCATTTTAGAGGGCGTACCTGGAACGGGAAAAACCCTGACGGTCAAACTGATGGCACGTCTGATTCAGGCTGCTTTTCGGCGAATTCAATTGACTCCGGACATTCTGCCATCAGATATTTTGGGCACGAATATTTTTGACTTAAACACGCGCAATTTCACCCTCAAACAGGGTCCTATCTTTACTGAGATCCTGTTAGCCGATGAAATCAATCGCACGCCCCCCAAGACTCAGTCAGCCCTGCTGGAGGCAATGGAGGAGCAGCAGGTCACCCTGGATGGGGAAAGCATGGCATTACCAGAGTTGTTCTGGGTTATTGCTACCCAGAACTCTCTGGAATTTGAAGGCACCTATCCTCTGCCAGAAGCCCAATTGGACCGCTTTCTGTTCAAATTGCTGGTGCCCTACCCAGAACCAGCCGCAGAAAAGCAAATGCTGTTGAACAGTCAGACAGGGTTTCAGGTGCGACGGCTGGATCTGGACAGGCTGAAACCGGTGGCAACGGTGGAGGAAATTGTCCTGGCGCGGCGGGCGGTGCGATCGCTGACGGTCCAGGAACCCGTCATGGATTATCTGCTGGCAGTTGTACAGCGCACGCGGCAACATCCAGATCTGACCCTGGGGGCATCTCCCCGGTCGGCGGTACTCTGGCTGCAAGCCAGCAAAGCCTATGCATGGCTGGCAGGGCGGAAATTTGTCACTCCCGATGATGTCAAAGCCGTTGCTCAACCCCTGCTTCGCCATCGGTTGATTTTGCGACCAGAATCTCAACTGGATGGATTGATGGTTGATGCATTGATCGAGTCCATTCTGAAGCAGGTGCCTGTACCGAGGTAA
- a CDS encoding DUF4350 domain-containing protein, which yields MNRKRWIWLGGLAIVAIMVLTLILAPRSNPNLRGSTFSRAPDGYGAWFAYMQKQGVLVQRWQRPLKDFWNQPGATGQAKPPTTLLRVYSQLIPVGSLSTPEEEWVSKGNTLVILGVRARATLANFRTVQSSPQGAVKIETTRREQTSEKQPSEKLLGDRFGAIVWRKAIGNGQLILAATAHLAANAYQNEPGNFPFLAKLVRQTNNTIWVDEYMHGYRDTKTDAAQTETGARTWFRYLMNTPLLLPVIQVGVLLVILVWANNRRFGRPVPLKAVAVDNSEAYIQALAEVLYKANRHEFVLETISKEEQLQIQRALGLGETLLDPEVVIATWQQQTSHPDTEIRQVLKPQFKKQRAGEQDLQAWLETVRRVRQKLSEGENKAIPK from the coding sequence ATGAACAGGAAGCGGTGGATATGGCTTGGGGGACTGGCGATTGTGGCGATCATGGTGCTGACGTTAATCCTGGCACCCAGGAGCAATCCCAATCTGCGGGGTTCGACCTTCAGCCGTGCTCCTGATGGCTATGGTGCCTGGTTTGCCTATATGCAGAAGCAGGGAGTGCTGGTTCAACGCTGGCAAAGACCTTTGAAGGATTTTTGGAATCAGCCTGGAGCCACCGGGCAGGCAAAACCCCCTACAACCCTGCTTCGGGTTTACAGCCAGTTAATACCCGTAGGAAGCCTGTCTACCCCGGAAGAGGAATGGGTGTCGAAAGGCAATACCCTGGTTATTCTGGGGGTACGGGCACGGGCGACACTTGCAAACTTCAGGACTGTCCAGTCCAGCCCCCAGGGAGCAGTCAAAATTGAAACAACCCGGCGAGAGCAGACCTCAGAAAAGCAGCCCTCAGAAAAGCTGTTGGGCGATCGCTTTGGCGCAATTGTCTGGCGCAAGGCGATCGGTAACGGGCAACTCATTCTGGCAGCCACTGCTCACCTGGCGGCCAATGCCTATCAAAATGAGCCGGGCAATTTTCCATTTCTGGCAAAACTGGTCAGGCAAACCAACAACACCATCTGGGTCGATGAATACATGCACGGCTACCGGGACACCAAAACGGATGCTGCCCAAACAGAAACGGGTGCCCGTACCTGGTTCCGTTATCTGATGAACACTCCCCTCCTGCTTCCTGTCATACAGGTTGGTGTTTTGCTGGTAATTCTGGTCTGGGCAAACAATCGTCGGTTTGGTCGCCCTGTGCCGCTTAAAGCCGTTGCCGTTGATAACAGTGAAGCCTATATTCAAGCCCTGGCAGAGGTGCTGTATAAGGCGAATCGCCATGAGTTTGTTCTGGAAACGATCAGCAAAGAGGAACAACTTCAGATACAACGGGCATTGGGATTGGGAGAAACCCTGCTGGACCCTGAAGTGGTCATCGCCACATGGCAGCAACAAACCAGCCATCCCGATACAGAAATCAGACAGGTACTAAAACCTCAATTTAAGAAACAACGTGCAGGGGAACAGGACTTGCAAGCCTGGTTGGAAACCGTCAGGAGGGTGCGCCAAAAGCTTTCTGAAGGAGAGAATAAAGCAATTCCCAAATAA
- the tsaD gene encoding tRNA (adenosine(37)-N6)-threonylcarbamoyltransferase complex transferase subunit TsaD: MATILAIETSCDETAVAIVNNRQVLSNVVSSQIPLHQRYGGIVPEVASRQHVETLNAAITQALVQANLGWADIDGIAATCAPGLVGALLVGLTAAKTLALLHQKPLIGVHHLEGHIYASYLTAPDLQPPFLCLLVSGGHTSLIDVKDCGDYEILGQTRDDAAGEAFDKVARLMGLGYPGGPIIDQLAAQGSASAFPLPEGQVSLPEGGFHPYDSSFSGLKTAVLRLTQKLQAQKLQAGDNSLPVADLAASFQETVARALTKRAIACALDYGLNTIAVGGGVAANSGLRRHLQQAAEVHNLRVLFPPLKFCTDNAAMIACAAADHLERGHISPLTLGVQSRMAISDVMQLYNVYG; the protein is encoded by the coding sequence ATGGCGACCATCCTTGCAATTGAAACAAGTTGTGACGAAACAGCGGTAGCGATTGTTAACAATCGTCAAGTTTTAAGTAATGTTGTTTCGTCGCAGATTCCGCTCCATCAGCGGTATGGCGGCATTGTGCCAGAAGTTGCCTCTCGACAGCATGTGGAAACCCTGAATGCCGCCATCACCCAGGCACTTGTGCAGGCGAACCTGGGTTGGGCTGACATTGATGGCATTGCGGCGACCTGTGCCCCCGGTCTGGTGGGTGCCCTGCTGGTTGGTCTAACCGCTGCCAAAACTCTGGCACTCCTGCATCAGAAACCATTAATTGGTGTGCATCACCTGGAAGGACATATCTATGCCTCTTACCTGACTGCCCCGGATTTGCAGCCGCCGTTCCTCTGTTTGCTGGTTTCCGGTGGTCATACCAGCCTGATTGATGTCAAAGACTGTGGTGATTACGAAATTCTGGGACAGACCCGCGATGATGCGGCTGGGGAAGCCTTTGATAAGGTGGCAAGGCTAATGGGATTGGGTTATCCTGGTGGACCCATCATCGACCAACTGGCAGCCCAGGGAAGCGCCAGTGCGTTTCCCTTGCCGGAAGGGCAGGTGTCTTTACCAGAAGGTGGCTTCCACCCTTACGACTCCAGTTTCAGCGGCTTAAAGACCGCCGTTCTGCGCCTGACCCAGAAACTTCAAGCTCAGAAACTTCAGGCAGGCGACAACTCCTTACCTGTGGCAGACCTAGCTGCCAGTTTTCAGGAGACGGTTGCCAGGGCATTGACGAAGCGGGCGATCGCCTGCGCGCTTGACTATGGACTCAATACGATCGCCGTGGGTGGGGGTGTGGCGGCAAACAGTGGCTTACGTCGGCATCTCCAGCAAGCGGCTGAAGTCCACAACCTGCGGGTTCTTTTTCCACCCCTCAAATTCTGCACGGACAACGCCGCCATGATTGCCTGCGCTGCCGCTGATCACCTGGAGCGGGGACATATTTCACCCCTGACCCTGGGTGTCCAGTCCCGCATGGCAATTTCAGATGTCATGCAGCTTTATAACGTATATGGTTAG
- a CDS encoding Photosystem I reaction center subunit III, translating into MRRLFALILAIFLWFSVAPISSANAAPTSPVLVPCKESTAFQQRMKSSTSATAARRAEAYANLQCGPEGLPHLVVDPDYAHLGEFVIPSLLFLLIAGWIGWAGRAYIQAAKKTSNPEEKEIIIDIPLAIQCALAGAVWPLAALKEFTTGELTAKDDEIPVSVR; encoded by the coding sequence ATGAGACGATTGTTTGCTCTAATCCTTGCCATCTTCCTCTGGTTTAGCGTCGCTCCAATTTCTTCCGCTAATGCCGCTCCGACCAGTCCTGTCCTTGTCCCCTGCAAAGAGTCCACTGCTTTTCAGCAACGGATGAAGTCATCAACCAGCGCAACGGCAGCACGTCGGGCGGAAGCTTATGCCAATTTGCAGTGTGGTCCAGAAGGTCTACCCCACCTGGTTGTAGACCCTGACTATGCTCACCTGGGTGAATTTGTCATTCCCAGTCTACTCTTTCTGCTGATTGCAGGTTGGATTGGCTGGGCTGGTCGGGCTTACATTCAGGCTGCCAAAAAGACAAGCAACCCTGAAGAAAAGGAAATCATCATCGACATTCCATTGGCAATTCAGTGTGCCCTGGCTGGAGCAGTGTGGCCCCTGGCGGCGCTCAAAGAGTTCACGACTGGCGAGTTGACCGCCAAGGACGATGAAATTCCTGTTTCGGTCCGTTAA
- the psaJ gene encoding photosystem I reaction center subunit IX codes for MQYFVRYLSSAPVITTIWLVITAGILIEFNRFFPDILFHPMP; via the coding sequence ATGCAGTACTTCGTTAGATACCTTTCCTCTGCTCCAGTGATCACTACAATCTGGTTGGTAATCACGGCTGGCATTTTGATTGAGTTCAACCGGTTCTTCCCTGATATTCTGTTCCACCCCATGCCATAG
- the tsaB gene encoding tRNA (adenosine(37)-N6)-threonylcarbamoyltransferase complex dimerization subunit type 1 TsaB yields the protein MNLSTSYGLGIHTASPDLGLAIRNFAGDSRSQVWDLGRDLSTHLHVHLAEFLKPQTWADLALIAVAKGPGGFTGTRIGVVTARTLAQQLDIPLFAISTLAAIAWSTLNQLPQPLDIALQMPAQRGELFTAVYHPLPDQGGLKPLLPDGVMDPADWQQTLEHWENPYHLVQVSGGLGNSVTSLLELACLSWQQGKRPHWSEALPFYGQHPVETAGSEE from the coding sequence ATGAACCTGTCTACTTCCTACGGCTTAGGGATTCACACGGCCAGTCCAGATCTGGGACTGGCTATCCGTAATTTTGCTGGAGACAGCCGTTCCCAGGTCTGGGATCTGGGGCGAGATCTGTCTACCCATTTGCATGTGCACCTGGCAGAATTTCTCAAGCCCCAAACCTGGGCTGATCTGGCATTAATTGCCGTTGCGAAGGGACCAGGGGGGTTCACCGGCACTCGCATCGGAGTGGTCACTGCTCGAACACTGGCACAACAGTTAGATATTCCCCTATTTGCAATTTCAACCCTGGCGGCGATCGCCTGGTCAACCCTCAACCAGCTACCCCAACCCCTGGACATAGCCTTACAGATGCCTGCCCAGCGTGGAGAACTGTTCACAGCCGTCTATCACCCCCTGCCTGATCAGGGAGGGCTGAAACCCCTTCTACCTGATGGAGTGATGGATCCAGCAGATTGGCAACAAACCCTGGAGCATTGGGAAAATCCTTACCATCTGGTTCAAGTCAGCGGTGGACTGGGCAATTCCGTGACCAGCCTGCTGGAACTCGCCTGCCTTTCCTGGCAACAGGGAAAGCGTCCCCACTGGTCAGAGGCATTGCCGTTCTACGGGCAGCATCCGGTGGAGACAGCAGGCAGTGAAGAGTGA